CGTCGACTTGCCCGAGCCGGTCTTGCCAGCGATGAGCATATGCTGGGCGGTGCCGCGTCCCAGCCGTAAGAACTGTCGCTTGGTGGCGCCGGCGCGGCCAATGGCCACGTCGATGCCGCGCCCGCTATCCGAGGTCCAATACTGGTCGGGCTTGGGCGCGATGAACTCGAACGGCACCTCGACGCGGTTGGCGTTGCGGGCCCCCTCGCCGACTTTGTGAATGATCTGGTTGAACTGCTCGGCGTCGGGCAGCCCGTCCAATTGCAGCGGAAACCGCTCGAACGTCTCATCCTTCCACACGAATGCCTCGTCGCGCCACACCAGCTTGGCGGCGCTCGCTTCCAGATCGGCTATACGAAACCCGTGCGGCAGCGGCAGCTTGGTATCGACGCTGATCAACGTGTACACGCCGCATCGCGCGCCGGTCGTGGCCACGGCCATCAGATAACGCATGGCCGCATCGGTGAAGCCGAACGGAAAGTTCGCCACCACGACCACGCGGAACGGCTCGGCTACCTCGCCGGCCTGATCGTTGTAATGCTCGATGCTTTCGTATTCGTTGCGCAGATATTTCTGAATGACGTTCGACATGTGAACCGTCATGTCGGACAGTCGCTGCTCGATCTGTTGCGGCTCGGTCCAGATACGTCCGCTGACCAAGGCCTCTTCGTAGTCGGCCAGATGCATGAAGCCGGCGAAGTTCTGGCCGAGCCCGACGGGATCGATGATCGTGAACCGGACTTTGCCCGGCGGCGCGGCGGTCAGGATGCGCAGCATCACCGACTGCAACACGTCGACTGCGCGACTACGTCCCACACCGGCTGCGCGCAACAGCAACGAACAGCGGCGTGGAAAATCGAGCAAGGCCGGCATGGTGTAAACGGCCTGGTGCTGCTGGGCCAGGCGGCGGTCCTCGAGGTCCGCGGCCAGCCGATCGAAGCGAACCGTCAACTGGCCAAAGCGGACGCCGTGGACCAACTGTTCCGGCGGCTGCCAAGAGTCGATCGCGGCCTGATCCCACTCGGGGAACGCCTTGTTCGTGTCGGCGACGAGTTGCGCGATTTCACCTTCGGCCTGGGCCACGCCATCGCGCCAGCGGGTCAGCGCCGCCTGGGCTTCTGACTGGGCCCGCGCGGCGAGCGACTGCATTTCGTGCTCGGCCCGCTGCCGCTCGTCGGTCATTCCCTTTTCATGCCCGGCGGTCGCCTCGGCCAATTGATGCGCGTGCTGCTGTTTACATTGCGTCAGATCGGCTTCGTACGTGGCCCGCAGTTCGGCCATCTTCGGCGGGTATTTGGCTTCGAGGCGCGCCAACTCTTCGTCGCGGCGCTGGCGCGCGGCGTCGCGAGCGGATTGATATTTCTCGTTGGCCTTGGACATTTCTTCCTGGTGGCGCGTGGCAATTTCGGCCTGCTCCTTCTGAAATCGCGCCGTGGCGACTTCCATCGTGTGTTGCCTGAGCAATTCGGCATCGACCAACGCCTGGCCCAGCGGATCGAAGACTTGCCGCACCTTGCCGCGAGCCAGCAGGTACAACGCCAGATCGATTCCGCCGCCGATTAGCACGCCCGCCACGCCGCTGATCGCAATCCACGAGATATGCCACTCGGTCAGCCGCCCCGCCGGGTAGATCAGCGCCAGCCAGACGAACAACACGATGAAGAACGGCCCCACGCCGGCAAAGAACTTCAACAGTGGATGGCCGAGCAACCGGGCCAGCAGGACTTCGGCCTGCTCTTGTCGCTGGACGAATGCCACCACCGGGTCAGCCACCGTGGTCAGGTCGGGCGACCCCTCGGTGTTGATCGCCGGCGCGCGAAACAGCCGGCATTCGGCCAGCCAGGCCCGCGCTTCTTCGCCAATTTGCATCAGCCGTTCGGCGCGAGCTTTGACCTGCTTGTCAAACTCCATGAAGTCGCGCTTGGGCTTGTTGCGAGTGGCGTCGAACGTGGTCTGCGTTTCCCAGCCCACCTCGCTGAGCGACTTCTTGGTGTTCGTCTTTTCAGCTTCGTAACGAGCCAGCGCCCGCTGCTTGAGCGTCTGGTATTCTTGCTGCGCGGTGCCGAACTCGAGCTGAAACCGCCCTTCGAGTTCCTGCATTGTGTGCGTGTAAGTCGCCTCGGCATGCTGCCGAGTGCGATCACGCTGGGAATCGATCAGCAACTGGTTCTGGTCGGCTTGCTCGACCGCGGCTACGCGTCCGCTGGCCAATTGCTTTTCGGCGGTGGCAATCTGGGTCTGGCATTGGCGCAGCAACTCCTCGAGCGCCCGAAGCGCCCCTTGCTGACGATCGATTAGCGATGGCTCACTCATGGACTACCGACTCGGGCTTTCCTTGCTCGTGGACTTCGTTCGGATGGGCCGGCGCCGACTCGTCTCGACGCTTCACCTCAGTCTGGATGGAATCGACTAACTGCATTCCTCAACGGCTTTCGTCATGATTTGCGACAGCCGATTGACCGCCTTGAGGAACCCGGTCACGTCGGGCTCCAACGGCTCGATGTGCTTTTCCTCGAACCGCTTGCTGACCGGATCGTTCCAGACGTCGAGCGTGTCGTCCCACCGCGCCAACAGGGTGCGATAGGAATGGCTGAGCGTGCTCGAAACGATGCTTAAATCGCCGTTGTGCATGGCTCTTAACTGGTGCGCTGGCGGCCACGTGGGGCGGCCGCCTAGGGTAATAAACGATTATTGCGTCGCTTGGGACTGCCCTTTTTCGGAACTTGTTGCACCGCCGGAAGTTGCCGCCGCAGCCTGGGCCGGTTTCGCTCCCTCGGGCGCTCCCGTGGGGGTCAACTCGGGGTAAACCGGAGCGGCTTGAACGACCGGCTCTAGCGCCGGTTGGTCGGTGGCCGCAACAAAGCCGATGTACGCCTCCAGAGCCGCGATCGACTGTTCCAACCAGGTAGCCGCCTGGGGAATTTCGACATCCAGCCGGCTCCCCAAGACCTGGGACGGGCCACGAAAGTCTTCCACTTCCTGTTGCAGCACCAATGCCCAGTGCCTTACCTTCTCGAGCTTTTCCTCGGCGGCGGCCAGGGCCGCCTTGGCCTTGGCCAACAGCACTTTCTGCTCGGTGCAGGCTGGCGGCTCGCCGGCGGCATTCTTACTCATCATGCACCGGCTCAGCTCCATCTTGGCTTCGTTCACGCGCTCTTCGCGGCGGCGAATCTCTTGCTGCCAGTACTTGGCCTGGTCGTGGCACAGCCAGTCAAGCGTGCGACGGATTTCGACCTGGACGGTGGCCAGTGCCTGGTTTCCCCCGTCACGAAAGTTGAGAATCGCCACGCGAAAGTCGCGCAAGGCGTCAATCGAACGAACATTGGCTGCCTGGTTCAAGCCTCACCTGCCTTCGGGTTGCGCCGCCCAAGAGTCGCCCCAGTTCAAGCCGGGCGAGCCTCCAAATCGGTCGCGACCTCGACCCATTACCGTTGATGCAGATACTCTTCAATCCGTTCCGCCTTGCGCAACAGAAACGGCACATGCTGCCCAGCCGCTTCCTGGAACCGACCGATAGCGACGGTTGTCTGGTCGAACTCGGCCACGAACTTTTCATGTTCCTGGTCGCGCCAAGTCTGCCCCAGCGTCATCAGTTGCGAACGAAGCAACGACATCTGGTTTTGCAACTCGGCGCTGAATTGCTTCAGATTGTTGGCGAAGCGCCGCAATTCCTGGGGATCGACGACTGCTTGTGACATGTTCCACCCTGCGAGAAAGGCGCGCAGCACCAGGGTTCCGCGAAACATTGGAAAACCAACACCCACGGCCCAGCTAGTGGAGCGCAAGACAAGTTCCGCTTTCAGCTTACAGCAACCCGCACGCGAAGTAAATTATTAGGTGGCGCGGGCAACCGGGCTAGCCCGCCGATTGCCGGTGCTGCATGTAATAGCGCTGGACTTCCGCCACGCAGCAGCGTCCGTCGAAGGCGGCCGTCTCGCAGCGGGCCTCGGCGGATTTGGCCTTGGCAATCATCTCGCGCAGCCGCGCCACGCTGCCGGCGGCGATCTCGTCGTCGATGTCTTGCCGCGTCAGGCCAAAGCAGGCGCACATCGGCGCTTCGGGATCCTTGGGATAGACCGGCCGCCCGATGTCTTCGATGGTGATCACCCGATCGAACTGATCGAAGTAAACCACCGAGCAGGCCGGATAAGGACAGAAGTTCGCCGGGTTGGCGACGCGGCCGTGAAAGTCGGCCCCCAAGTGCGCGGCCAACGTCCGGTCGTTGACCACCGTCCCCAGCGAACCGCAACGAGGACAATGGACCGGTCCCGATTGATCGGGCTCCTTGATGAAAGCTTTGTTCATGGCTTGCTGCTGGCGGGTTCTGACTTGGCGGCGGGCTCAGCCTTCGCCGCCGATGCTTTGTCCACGGGCTTGGTCGGCGCGAGCTTGGCTCGCCATTCAGTGGCCTCGGCCGGTTTGTTCCAGGCTTCGTACAACGTGACGATCCGTTGCAAGGCCTGCCGCGTCGGCGATCCCAGCCCGTAGCGCAGGTTCAGGATAGCGAAGCTTTCGATCAACAAAGGCTCGGCCTCGGCGTATTTCCCTTGCTTGGTCAGACAGGCCCCCCAAGTGTTCTCGGCCTCGGCCGTGTGAACATTCCCTTCGTGTAAGTGTTTGTTCCCTTGCTCGACCGCCTCGCGCAGCAAAGGCTCCGCCTCGGACACCCGATTACGATTCAGCAGCGCCTCGCCCAACATCGTCAACGTCTCGACCAGTTCGGCCGGGTCGGCGGCCGAACCGGCGCGCCGCGCTTCGATCAACGAGCGGAGCAGCTTTTCTCCTTCGTCCCATTTCTGCTCACGGAGCGAGGCCGCGGCCAGGTTTCGTTGTGCCCAGAGGGTTTCGGCGTGCAGCGGGCCGAGTTGTTTCGTCCGTTCGTCGAGCGCCTTGCGCAACAGCGACTCGACCTCGTCTTGCTTGCCTTCGTTGGACAGCACCACCACCAAGGTGTCGAGCGTGCGCATGGTCTCGGGATGATCGGCCCCCAAGGTCTGACGACGTGTCTCGAGCAGCGACCGCACCAACGTCTCGGCCTCGGCTAGTTCCGCCTTGGCCATCAGGACCGAAAGCAAATCGTCCGCGGCATTCAACGTCTCGGGATGTTTCGGGCCAAGCACTTTGCGATGCAGATCATAACTCTCGCGGATCATTGGCTCGGCCTCGCGCCACTTGTCCTCGGACATGAACAACTGCCCCAGCCCACTCATCGCCAACAGCGTGTCCGGATGTTCGGCCCCGAGCACGCGACGGCAAATCTCGTAATTTTGGCGCACCAACGGTTCGGCCTCGCCCAACTTGCCGAGCGCTTGCAGCGTGACGGCCAGGTTGTTCATTGTCACGAGGGTCAACATATGTTCCGGGCCAAGCACGCGACGCTGGGCGTCGAGTACGTCGCGCAGTAGTTTTTCGGCCTCGTCGAACTTTCCTTCGGCTTGCAGCACCATCGCCAGGTTGGCCAGCGCCTGGAGCGTGTTAGGATGTTCGGGGCCCAAGGTTCGCTTGCAGGCTTCGACATTGGCGCGGACTAGCGGCTCGGCCTCGGTGGCCTTGCCCTCGGCCTGCAATAGTCGAGCTAGGTTGTGCCGGGCAACGAGAGTTTGCTGATGGTCGGAGCCAAACACTTGCTGGCTGGCGGCCAAGGTCTGTTCGATCAACGGCTTGGCCTCGCGCAGCCGCCCCTGGTCCTGCAACAGAATCGCCAGTTGATTCATCGTCACCAACGTGTCGGGATGCTCGGGCCCCAGCACTTTGGTGCGTGCCGCCAGGACTTTGCTGTAGAGCTTTTCGGCGTCCTCGCGCCGCCCCATTTCCTTGAGCAACACCGCCAGATTGTGTTGAGCATTGAGCGTATAGGGCGCGTCGCTGCCGAGCTTGGTGGCCAACTTTTTGGTGGCCGTCGTCATCAAGGGCTCGGCCTCGGCCAACTTGCCTTCGGCCTGCCAGGCACACGCCAAGCTCGACGCCGCCAACAATGTCTCGGGTTCATCCTCGCCCAAAGTCTGTCCGTACAACTCGTAGGCACGCTTGAACAGCGGTTCGGCCTCGGCCGATTCGCCACGAGCCAGCAGCAATTGGGCCAGGTTCATCTGCGCGCCAAGCGTCAGCGGATCCTTCTCGCCCAAGTTTCTAAGTCGAGCTTCGTACGAGCGGCGATACAGCGGCTCGGCTTCGGCCAGTTTCCCCTGGGTCTTCAACAACTCGGCCAAATTGTTGACCGCCGCCAACGTGTCCTGACTGTCCGGCGTGAGAATCGACTCGTAAATCTGCAGCGCGCGGCGCAGGTGGGGTTCGGCATCGGCATAATCTCCCATCCGATGCAACGTCGTGCCGACCGTCGTGTGGACGGCCGCCTGGACCTCGGGCTCGTCGCGCAACGCGGCATCGATACGCGGCGTCACCTTGCGCAGCACTTCCTCGACCGTCACTTTGCGTCCTTGGGCCTTTTCGGGGGCCGCCGCCTCGATGATCTCGCGAACCAGAAAGTGATTGAACGCATCCGAGACCGCGGCGTTGCGCTTGGCGTCACCTTCGGCCAGCTTGGCATCTTCGCGAGCTTCGATGGCTTCGTTGCGCTGTTCGAGCGCTTCGTCGCGCAATACGTTCGATTCACGCCACTTCCACGTCACGCCAGCAAAGCCGGCCAGAAACACCACGATCAACAGGATAGTCAACCGCGCCACCACCGGGTTGTGCCGATACCAGCGGGCCAGGCGCTGCGGGATCGACGCGCGTCGCGCGGTGATCGGTTCGTCGTGCAAAAAGTGTTGCAGGTCGTTGGCCATGTCGGCCGCCGACTGGTAGCGGTGCCCCGGCTCGCGTTCCAGCGCCTTGAGCACGATCGTTTCGAGATCGAGCGGCGCCGTCGGGCAAATCTTGCGCAGCGGCGGCAGCTCGGCTTGGGTCACCTGTCGAATCAGGCTCTGCCGATCGTTGGCGTCGAACGCCGGTCGCAGAGCGATCAATTCGTACAGCGTCAGCCCCAGGGCATAGATGTCGGTTCGCGCGTCGTTCTGTCCCCGGAACGATTCCGGGGCCATGTACCGCAACGTGCCGACAATATCGCCGGTTTGGGTCAGGTTGTCGGTGTCGGTTGCCTTGGCCAGTCCAAAGTCGGTGATCCAGACCGTGCCGTCGGTGTCGAGCAACAAGTTGGCCGGCTTGATGTCGCGGTGCAGCACTCCTTGGCTGTGGGCGTAGGCCAGCGCGTCGGCCACCTGGTAACCAATCCGGGCCACGCTGTTCCAATAAGGTCGCGCGGCATTCAGTTCATGGGCTTCGTAAAGCTGCGGTGTCGCTGGCGAAGCGCTGGGGGCCGGGGCAGCTAATGACTTCCAAGAGTCGTCACCGCCGGTCAGGTCGCTGAGCTTTTGATGTCCCGACAGCAGAATCTGCGCCCAGTCGGTCACGGTCGAATCGGCCGGCGCCGCCTGGGCCGGGGCCTTGGCGGCGCGCGATGTCAGCGCGCCGGGAGTCTGCCGCTGCTGGCTCAGCCAGCGCAATTCGGTCAACAGCCCATCGATGCCGCGGCCGATGATGAACTGCATCACGTAATAGTGAATCCCCTGGTCGTCGCCAACGCCGAACACTGGCACGATGTTCGTGTGGTGCAGACGGGCTGCCGCCCGAGCTTCACGTTGAAACCGGGATAATTGCCGAGGATCGAGCAACGTGCTGGCCAGCAGAACTTTCAACGCCACGCGCCGTCCCAGCGAGCCCTGCTCGGCTTCGTAGACCACGCCCATGCCGCCGCGACCGATCTCGCGCACGATCTGGAAATCGCCCAGTCGCTCCAATCGAGCGTTGACCGGCGCTACGACAGCCCGAGACGCGGGAACCGAATGGGCCTCGGTCGCGTCGAAATGGATCGGATCGGACGTGTGGGCTTCGGTGGCGTCGATCAGACGGCGGCGCAGTTCGTCGGCGGCGTGGGGAAACTGAGCGATGTACGACTCGATTGGCACCGCTTGCCCCAGGTCGCGCAGCCGGTGGAACCGCTCGACCAGTTCCTGGGCGCCGGGCAGGTGGACCGATGTTTGATCGAGTGGTTCTCGTTCCATCGCAACTGTCGTCCCCCAGGCCGGTCTTGGATCGTAATGTGCCGTTACTACCCCTTGCCCTTGGCAGGCTTGATCTTAAGCGTTGGGCGCAATGATTTGAACACGCCGACCGCGGCATCTGGCCAAAAGCAAACCCTCGTTTTGCGACGTAGCATTAAGCGGTTTATGATGGCGTTTTTGCTGCTTTCAGTGCGGGCCGCCCGTATGGCCCGGCTCAGCGCTGTTGGACCTTGGACACCGCCAGAAACTCGTACCGCGGGGTATTTCGCTATGTTCGGCTGGTTTCGATTGACGCTTCCTATTGCCCTTTTGGTCGTGTGCCTTACCGAGCCGGCATGGGCCCAGGATCCTGATTTCGAGACCCAGCAGCGCGCCGCCGCCGACTTCATTGCGCTGGGGGGGAAAGTGCAGGCCGAGTTCCGCTTGCCCAATCGCCCGGTCCTGAAGGTAATGCTCCGCAACACCCGGGTGACCGATCCGCAATTGTCCGCCCTGCAATCGTTTCCGTACCTGCAATTCATCGACTTGGACAGCACCAGCATCACCGACGAGGGGCTGACCCATCTGGCCGGCTTGCAGTACCTGCAAACGGTCATCTTGAAGCACACCAAGATTACCAACGAGGGGGTCGCCAACCTCAAGCGAGCCTCCAAGCTGCAAGTGCTCGATCTGACCGGCACCAAGGTGACGGCCGCTTGCCTGAACTCGCTGCGCAATTGTGGCAAGCTGGAAGAATTGTCGCTGAGCGGCACGTTGGTGACTGACGAGGGGCTCGACTTCCGCGGCCTGACGGGGCTGCGCAAGCTGGACCTGGGCTCGACCAAGCTCACCGACAAGGGGGTCAAAGCGCTCGATCGGTTCGTCGACCTGAATTACCTGGCGCTTGATCACACGCCCGTCACCGATGCGTGCGTGCCGGTGCTGCTGCGGTTGGTGACGCTGAAGACGCTGAGGATCGATTCAACCGGCATCAGCGCTGCGTCGATCGACGCCCTGAAGGCCAAGATGCCCAAGCTGGAAATCGTGGCCAAGTAACCGCAGTCGCACTCGCGCGACAACGTCCCGGTTAATTGCGCCCGATCAACTTTTGTATTTGCTCCCAGGGACGCGTGTTGGCCACGTCGGCTTTGGCAAGGCCGGCGCGCCTCGCTTGCATGACGCCACAGCGGACCAGCGCCAGGCTTTCGGTGTCGTGAGCGTCGGTCGAGATCACGATCGGAATGCCATGCTCCTTGGCCATGGCACAATGGATGTCATCCAGGTCAAGCCGCGCTGGGTTGGAATTCAATTCCAGCAGCTTGCCGTAATCCGACGCCGCCTGCAGCACCGCGTCGAAGTCCAACTCGTATGGCTTGCGCCGACTGATGATCCGCCCCGTGGGGTGCGCGATGGCTGAAACATGAGGGGTTTTCAGGGCATCGACAATTCTCGCGGTGATCTGCTCGCGGGGTTGATTCTGGCCGTAGTGGACACTGGCCACCACCCAATCGGCCTCGGACAACACGTCATCGTCCAGGTCGAGCCCTCCCTTCTCAAGAATGTCGACCTCGACTCCCTTCAACACCTGAATCTTGCGACGGCTCTTGTTCAGCTTGTCGATCGCGCGCCACTCGGCGCGCAGCCGCTCGGCGTCGAGCCCGTGGGCCATCGTGACCCGCTTCGAGTGATCGGTGATGGCAATGTACTTCAGTCCGCGAGCTTCGGCGGCGTCGACCATTTCTTCGAGCGTGGCCTGCCCATCGGTGGCCGTGGTGTGCATGTGCAAATCGCCGAGCAGATCGTCAACTACAATCAACTTGGGAAGCTTCCCCTCGGCGGCCCATTCGAACTCGCGCCGCGCTTCGCGCAGCTCGGGCGGAAACAACGGCAAGTCGAGCGCCGCGTAAATCTGTTCCTCGCTTTGCCCGGCAATACTTTTCTCGCCGCGAAACACGCCGTATTCATTGATTTTCAGGCCGAGCCCCTTGGCGCGGGCGCGAAGCTCGATGTTGTGATCCCTGGAACCGGTGAAATAGAGCAGCGCCGCGCCGAAACTTTCGGCGGGCACCACGCGCAGATCGACCTGCAATCCCGACTTCAAGCGGAGCGAGAGCTTGGTGTCGCCGCGGCCGATGATGTCGGCCACGCTGGGAAAGCCAGCCAGCCGGTCCATCACGGCATTGGGCTCGTTGGCAATCGCCAGCAGGTCGACATCGCCGACCGTCTCCTTGCCGCGGCGGTAACTGCCAGCGGCTTCCAGGCGTTCGAGCCCAGGCGCCCCCTGGAGATGGTGCTTCAGCTCGCGCACGAAGCCGTCCGCTTCGATCCAGTACCAGCGTTTGTTCGCTTCGCCGGCCAGTTCAAGCCCCAGCAGGATCAGTTCCTCGGTTTTCTTGCCAAAACCTTTCAGGTGTTGCACGCGGTGTTGCTGACACGCTTCACGCAACTCGTCGAGCGTGCTGATGTTCAGTTCCTTCACCAGCGAAGCCGCCTTCTTCGGCCCCACGCCAGGAATGCGCAACAAGGCCATTGCCGAGGCGGGCACCTTGCTCCGCATCTCGGTCAACAGCGGCAACTCGCCGGTCGTCAACAGTCCCTGAATCTTGGCGGCCAGATCGTCGCCAATTCCCTCGATGTCGGTCAACTTCCGCTCGGGGTCGTTGGCCACGCTGCTGATTTGCTCAGTCAAGTCGCGCAATGTCCGCGCGGCATTACGATAGGCCCGGACGCGAAACGGATTCGCCCCCGTAAACTCGAGCAAACTGGCCAGTTCGTCGAAAGCGTCGGCAATTTCAGAGTTCGTCACGCACCTGGCTCCCACGTCAATGGTTGAAATGCGCCTGGGAAGTATTCTTTGGCTCTCGCGTCGCATCTTGCTCTTGAGCAATTCTCTCGCCCGAGCGGCGAGCGTACAATGGCCCAATGCCCAACGACACGACGATCTATCTCGACAATCACGCTACAACTCGCGTCGACCCGCGGGTGCTGGCGGCGATGCTCCCCTATTTCAGCGAGGAGTATGGCAACGCCGGCTCGACGCACCGATATGGACACGTGGCCAAGGACGCCGTTGACGCGGCCCGGCAAGCCATCGCCGCGTCGATCGGCGCGCAGCCCCGCGAAATTGTCTTTACCAGTGGCGCTACCGAGAGCAATAACCTGGCGCTGCGCGGCGTGTGCGAACGGCAACCGCTGCGCGGCAATCACCTGCTGAGCGTCGTCACCGAGCATCGCGCCATTCTCGATCCGCTGAGCCGGCTGACCAGCCGCGGCTTCGACGTCACGCTGCTGCCAGTGTTGCAAGCCTACGACCGCCTGGCGGGACGCTTGGAAGTCGATCGGTTTCGCGACGCGCTGACCGACAAGACGGTGCTCGTCTCGGTTATGTTGGCGAACAACGAGATCGGCGTGCTGCAACCGATTGCCGAGTTGGCCGCCTTGTGTCGCGAGCGGGGCATTCTGCTCCATTGCGACGCCACGCAAGCCGTCGGCAAAATCGCGGTTGACGTGCGTGCGCTGGGCGTCGATCTGATGAGCTTTACGGCGCACAAGATTTACGGGCCGAAGGGAATCGGCGCGTTGTACGTGCGGCGCAGCGCGCCGCCGGTTCGCTTGTTGCCCCAGATCACCGGTGGAGGTCACGAAGCCGGCTTTCGCAGCGGGACGTTGAACGTGCCGGGCATTGTCGGCCTGGCCGCGGCGCTCGAGCTGTGCCGAGTCGAGCAGGCAACGGAAGCCACGCGGCTCGGCGCACTGCGCGATCGCTTGTTCGCCGGCCTCGAAGCTGCGCTCGGCGGCATTACATTGAATGGCCCCGCCTTGGAACCCGCGCTGCGGTTGCCGGGAAACCTGAATGTCGGCTTTGCCGGGGTCGACGGCGAAGCGCTGATGATGGCCATGAAACGTCTGGCGGTCAGTTCCGGCGCTGCTTGCACCTCGATCAATCCCGAGCCGAGTCATGTCCTACGATCCCTCGGCTTGGGGGATGACCTGGCGCGTGCTAGCTTGCGATTCGGCATCGGCCGATTCAACACCGCCGACGAGATCGAAACAGCCATCGAGTTGGTAACCGAAGCGGTACAACGGCTTCGGCAACTTGCTAGCAGTGCCGACGTCTCGTGCGCTAAACGCTCGTAATGTTATGCCCGTTTAGTCGCAGGGCCATAGGTCCGCGCGCCGCTGGCAGCGCGAGCCCACACGTCCAACTGTTCTAGGTCGCACCACGCGCACGCGGTATCATTCCCCGGCGCGAAAACCGGCCTCGGCCGCGCGTCATCAATTAGCCCCGCAACGACTTAAGGCCAAGGATAGGCCCACCCTCCATGAGCACGGACGAAGCGCTCGACCCAACGCAGGTCGAACAGGCGCAGCGGCAAATTCGTCGGCTGGTCGAACAGACCGCCCAACTGTCGCGCCAGAACCTGGCGCCCGACGAGTTCTTTGCCCGCTTCCTCGACCATGCGGTCGCGGCCCTGGCCGCGCCGGCGGGGGCGGTTTGGCTGCGCGATGCCGACGCGGCGTTTGAGTTGGTGGGCCAGCAAAACATTGCCGAGACCGGCCTCGTGCCGTCGGACGAAGCGAGCG
This region of Planctomycetota bacterium genomic DNA includes:
- a CDS encoding aminotransferase class V-fold PLP-dependent enzyme, producing the protein MPNDTTIYLDNHATTRVDPRVLAAMLPYFSEEYGNAGSTHRYGHVAKDAVDAARQAIAASIGAQPREIVFTSGATESNNLALRGVCERQPLRGNHLLSVVTEHRAILDPLSRLTSRGFDVTLLPVLQAYDRLAGRLEVDRFRDALTDKTVLVSVMLANNEIGVLQPIAELAALCRERGILLHCDATQAVGKIAVDVRALGVDLMSFTAHKIYGPKGIGALYVRRSAPPVRLLPQITGGGHEAGFRSGTLNVPGIVGLAAALELCRVEQATEATRLGALRDRLFAGLEAALGGITLNGPALEPALRLPGNLNVGFAGVDGEALMMAMKRLAVSSGAACTSINPEPSHVLRSLGLGDDLARASLRFGIGRFNTADEIETAIELVTEAVQRLRQLASSADVSCAKRS